In the Nocardioides marmotae genome, GTTCGACGCGGTCGTCCGCATCGACACCCCGGGCGAGGCGAACTACTACCGCAACGGCGGGATCATGCAGTACGTCCTGCGCAACCTGCGGAAGGCGTGACCTGACCCTCCTGGGGCTCTCGCTCCCGGCGCTGCTCACGGTGGCCCTGGCCTTGTTGGCCGGGGCCACCGTGCAGTCGTTGGTGGGGCTGGGCCTCGGGCTGGTCGCGGCGCCCGTCGTCGCGCTCGTCGACCCCGGGCTGCTGCCCGAGGTCACCCTCTGGCTGGCCTGCACCTACCCCGTCGTCACCCTCGCCACCGAGCGCTCCGGGATCGACTGGGACGGGCTCGCCTGGTCCATGCCGACCCGCGTCGTCGGCACCGTTCTCGGCGTCGCGGCCGTCGCGTACCTCAGCTCACGTCTTCTCGCGGTCGTCGTCGCGGTCATGGTGCTGGTGGCCGTTGCACTCACCTGGCGGGCCGTGCGCATCCCGCTGAACCGCGGCACCCTGATGACCGCCGGCCTGGTCTCCGGCCTCTCCGGCACCGCGACGTCGATCGGCGGGCCGCCGCTGGCGATCCTCTACCAGCACCGCCCGCCGCAGCAGATCCGCACCACGATGGCGGTGTACTTCGGGGTGGGCGCCGCGCTCTCGCTCGTCGGTCTCGGCATCGCCGGCCAGCTCGAGATGGACCGGTTCCTCCTGGCCCTCGCCCTCTCGCCGGTCCTGCTCCTCGGGGCCTGGCTCGGCGTCGTCCTGCGCCCGCGGCTCCCCGAGGCGCGGGTGCGGCCCGCAGTGCTCCTCGTGTGCGCAACCTCCGCGGCCGTGCTGCTCGTCCGCACGCTGGTGGGCTAGACAGCTCACGCGCCGACCCCTCCTTCGCAGCCCCTGGGTGCGTGTGAGGGGATGACGAGGGAGGAAGACCCGATGAGCACCTTGCACGACCGGCTGGCGGAGCTCGCCGACTCCGCGGAGCGGACGCCCGGCGCCCCCGCAGCGGCGCTGTGGGAGCGCGGCGTACGTCGCGCGCGGCTGCGTCGCGCGGCCTCGGTCGCCGCGGTGGCGGCCGTGGTCGCCGTCGTGGCCGGCGGCCTCACGGTCCGCACGGACCCGCCGGCGCCGCTCCCGGCCGACGTGCCGTTCGAGCAGCTGCACCTGCCCGAGCACGTCCGCCCGCCGGGGACCTGGTCCGATGCCGGGCGGCCCACCGGACCGCTCGCCGCGCTCGGCCTCGACCTCCGCACCAGGCCCGAGGGCCTGTTCGGGGAGCGCCAGGGCCTCGAGGCCTTCGGGGTCTCAGCGGTGGACGGCCGGGCCGGGTGGATCGACCTGCCGGGTGTCTCGGTCGACGCGCGGGCCCTCGTCGGCTGGTACGCGCTCTCCCCGGACGGTCGCTGGATCGGGTGGACCCGGCACGAGGGGCCGGAGCGCCCGGACGGGTCGGGCCCGCAGGTGGGTTGGTCGGTCCTCGACACGACCACCGGCGAGGTCCGCGACCTCGCCGACCCGGCGGCGCGTCGGGTCGCCGACGCGACCGACCTCGCCTTCTCCGGGGACTCCCGGTACCTGCTCACGAGCTACGAGAAGCGCGGCGGGGGCGGCGCTGGGGACCGGAGCCACCGGTTCGTGGCCGTGGACGTCCGCACCGGGGAGCGGACCACGGTCGAGGGACCGGGGGAGAAGTGGGTCCCGTCGTTCGGGTCGGCGCCGACCGGGATCGCCTGGTCCCGGGGGCGGACGGTCCACCGGCTCGATCCCCGCACCGGCGAGCGCCGCGAGCTCGCCCTCCCGCAGTCGGTGGTCGTCGCCTCGTGGGGGCCTGATGACCGGGCGTTCGCCTACATCGGCCGTCCGCCCGGGGCCGAGGGCGGCTCCTGGAGGCTGTACGCCGGGCGCTCGGTCGCCGAGGCCCGCGACCGGCCGCTGCCCCTGGACATCGAGCCGGGGGAGATCCTCGGCTGGCGCGACGCCCGCCACGTCGTGGTCGGCCGGTTCCGGACGACGGCCACGATCGTCGACGTCGTGACCGGGGAGACCGAGACTCTT is a window encoding:
- a CDS encoding sulfite exporter TauE/SafE family protein, giving the protein MALALLAGATVQSLVGLGLGLVAAPVVALVDPGLLPEVTLWLACTYPVVTLATERSGIDWDGLAWSMPTRVVGTVLGVAAVAYLSSRLLAVVVAVMVLVAVALTWRAVRIPLNRGTLMTAGLVSGLSGTATSIGGPPLAILYQHRPPQQIRTTMAVYFGVGAALSLVGLGIAGQLEMDRFLLALALSPVLLLGAWLGVVLRPRLPEARVRPAVLLVCATSAAVLLVRTLVG